In a single window of the Portunus trituberculatus isolate SZX2019 chromosome 1, ASM1759143v1, whole genome shotgun sequence genome:
- the LOC123519445 gene encoding 40S ribosomal protein S20-like has translation MAAMYEKGDMKSGMMDDGAPIHRIRITLTSSNVKSLEKVCSELVRGAKDKQLKVKGPVRMPTKTLRITTRKTPCGEGSKTWDRFQMRIHKRVIDLHSPSEIVKQITSISIEPDVDVEVTIAE, from the exons atgGCGGCGATGTACGAGAAGGGTGACATGAAGAGTGGGATGATGGATGACGGGGCGCCCATCCACCGCATCCGCATCACACTCACCTCCAGCAACGTCAAGTCCCtggagaaag TGTGCTCCGAGCTGGTCCGAGGCGCAAAGGACAAGCAGCTGAAGGTGAAGGGACCCGTGCGCATGCCAACCAAGACCCTGCGCATCACCACCAGGAAGACCCCCTGTGGTGAGGGCTCCAAGACCTGGGACCGCTTCCAAATGCGAATCCACAAACGGGTCATTGATCTTCACTCCCCCTCGGAAATTGTCAAGCAGATCACCAGCATTAGTATCGAGCCTGATGTTGATGTGGAGGTGACCATCGCTGAGTGA
- the LOC123519512 gene encoding LOW QUALITY PROTEIN: splicing factor 3B subunit 1-like (The sequence of the model RefSeq protein was modified relative to this genomic sequence to represent the inferred CDS: inserted 4 bases in 3 codons), with product MAAKKYTTEDLEAHIQEIQNRKAGLKNGSLPQPSGGGGGGGGGGGGGEGGITKEGERVRLDGGGYFDSDIYDNSNGNKYANYVESIGVDDLDEEEDDGGTTIGGKKGGNYTAPQLFLNEMVDKDHDPMAQYKRPTIADREDEYRARRIMQVISPERLDPFADGGKTPDMNARTYAHIMQEARLKGEEALIRKTMAERSKEGTLQVVSNGEAAKVAPRKRGRWDQTADDTPQAKKKSTWEAETPSVARWDETPGRAKGGETPGATPGQSTRMWDATPGHATPGHETPGHDKMTPSARRNRWDETPKTDRGETPGHNSGWAETPRTDRGAGDPIQETPTPSASKRRSRWDETPAAQTPVATPSGAMTPSTPHTPSMTPGMMTPGGITPGGTTPVGPKAIGMATPXPGQLVNMTPEQIHAFRWEREIDERNRPMTDEELDALFPPGYEILPPPQGYVPIRTPARKLTATPTPMAGTPQGFYMQKEGSTPRHDDSQPKGNLPLLKPEDAQYFDKLLQDVDEESLSPEEQKERKIMKLLLKIKNGTPPMRKAALRQITDKAREFGAGPLFNQILPLLMSPTLEDQERHLLVKVIDRVLYKLDDLVRPYVHKILVVIEPLLIDEDYYARVEGREIISNLAKAAGLATMISTMRPDIDNIDEYVRNTTARAFAVVASALGIPSLLPFLKAVCKSKKSWQARHTGIKIVQQIAILMGCAILPHLRSLVEIIEHGLVDEQQKVRTITALALAALAEAATPYGIESFDSVLKPXWRGIRQHRGKGLAAFLKAIGYLIPLMDGEYADYYTREVMLILIREFQSPDEEMKKIVLKVVKQCCATDGVEPGYIKEEILPHFFKHFWNHRMALDRRNYRQLVDTTVEIANKVGTSEIVNRIVDDLKDENEQYRKMVMETIEKIMANLGAADIDSRLEEQLIDGILYAFQEQTTEDVVMLNGFGTIVNALGSRVKAYLPQICGTILWRLNNKSAKVRQQAADLISRIAVVMKTCQEEKLMGHLGVVLYEYLGEEYPEVLGSILGALKGIVNVIGMHKMNPPIKDLLPRLTPILKNRHEKVQENCIDLVGRIADRGPEYVSPREWMRICFELLELLKAHKKAIRRATVNTFGYIAXAIGPHDVLATLLNNLKVQERQNRVCTTVAIAIVAETCSPFTVLPGLMNEYRVPELNVQNGVLKSLSFLFEYIGEMGKDYIYAVTSLLEDALMDRDLVHRQTACAAIKHMAIGVYGFGCEDAMIHLLNYVWPNIFETSPHLVQAFMDSIEGLRVALGPQKILQYVLQGLFHPARKVRDVYWKIYNNLYIGAQDALVAGYPRINNTGTNVYSRDELDMLL from the exons ATGGCGGCCAAGAAGTACACGACGGAAG ATTTAGAAGCACACATACAGGAAATTCAAAACAGGAAAGCCGGCTTGAAGAATGGCTCACTTCCTCAgcccagcggcggcggcggcggcggcggtggtggtggtggtggcggcgagggAGGCATCAccaaggagggggagagggtcaggctggacggGGGCGGCTACTTCGACAGCGACATTTACGACAACTCCAACGGCAACAAATACGCCAACTATGTCGAGTCCATTGGGGTGGATGACCTCGAT gaggaggaggatgacggagGGACaacaataggaggaaagaaaggaggaaactaCACAGCACCTCAGTTGTTCCTCAATGAAATG GTTGACAAGGACCACGACCCCATGGCCCAGTACAAGCGGCCCACCATCGCGGACCGAGAGGACGAATACAGAGCCCGTAGAATCATGCAGGTCATTTCCCCGGAGAGACTCGACCCCTTTGCTGACG gaggAAAGACTCCAGACATGAACGCTCGGACCTACGCCCACATCATGCAGGAGGCACGGCTCAAGGGGGAGGAGGctctg ATCCGTAAGACCATGGCGGAGCGGTCCAAGGAGGGCACACTGCAGGTGGTGTCTAACGGTGAGGCAGCCAAGGTGGCCCCCAGGAAGCGTGGCCGTTGGGACCAGACAGCTGATGACACGCCTCAGGCCAAGAAAAAGTCCACCTGGGAGGCGGAGACGCCCTCTGTGGCCCGCTGGGATGAGACCCCCGGCAGGGCCAAGGGAGGCGAGACCCCCGGGGCCACCCCCGGCCAGAGCACCCGCATGTGGGATGCCACACCGGGCCACGCCACACCCGGCCACGAGACACCCGGCCACGACAAAATGACGCCCTCGGCCCGCCGCAACAGGTGGGACGAGACGCCCAAGACAGACCGTGGCGAGACACCCGGCCACAACAGCGGGTGGGCTGAGACACCACGCACCGACCGGGGCGCCGGGGACCCCATCCAGGAGACCCCCACCCCAAGCGCCAGCAAGCGACGGTCACGCTGGGACGAGACCCCTGCCGCCCAGACCCCTGTGGCTACCCCCTCCGGCGCCATGACGCCCtccaccccccacacacccagCATGACCCCTGGCATGATGACTCCTGGGGGCATCACACCAGGCGGCACTACCCCAGTGGGCCCCAAGGCCATCGGCATGGCCACGC CGCCGGGCCAGCTGGTCAACATGACGCCGGAGCAGATCCATGCCTTCCGCTGGGAGCGCGAGATCGATGAGCGGAACCGCCCCATGACAGATGAGGAGCTGGATGCGCTCTTCCCTCCCGGGTATGAGATCCTGCCACCCCCACAGGGCTACGTGCCCATCCGCACCCCGGCCCGCAAGCTGACAGCCACGCCCACCCCCATGGCCGGCACGCCCCAGGGATTCTACATGCAGAAGGAGGGCAGCACGCCGCGCCACGACGACTCCCAGCCCAAGGGCAACCTGCCGCTGCTCAAGCCGGAGGACGCACAGTACTTCGACAAGTTGCTGCAGGACGTGGACGAGGAGAGCCTCAGCccagaggagcagaaggagcgTAAGATCATGAAGCTGCTGCTCAAGATCAAGAACGGCACGCCACCCATGCGTAAGGCAGCACTAAGGCAGATCACGGACAAGGCGCGGGAGTTCGGAGCAGGGCCGCTCTTCAACCAGATCCTGCCGCTGCTTATGTCGCCCACACTGGAGGACCAGGAGCGCCATCTGCTGGTGAAGGTCATTGACCGCGTGCTGTACAAGCTGGACGACCTGGTGCGCCCTTATGTCCACAAGATCCTGGTGGTGATTGAGCCGCTGCTCATCGATGAGGACTACTATGCCCGTGTGGAGGGCAGGGAGATCATCAGCAACCTGGCCAAGGCCGCCGGCCTGGCCACCATGATCTCCACCATGAGGCCCGACATAGACAACATCGACGAGTACGTGCGTAACACAACGGCCAGGGCCTTCGCCGTGGTGGCCTCCGCCCTGggcattccctccctcctgcccttcctcaaGGCGGTGTGCAAGAGCAAGAAGTCGTGGCAGGCGCGGCACACGGGCATCAAAATTGTGCAGCAGATTGCCATCCTGATGGGCTGCGCCATCCTGCCCCACCTGCGCTCCCTGGTGGAGATTATCGAGCACGGCCTGGTGGACGAGCAGCAGAAGGTGCGCACCATCACCGCCTTGGCCCTGGCTGCCCTGGCCGAGGCTGCCACGCCCTACGGTATTGAGAGCTTTGACTCTGTGCTGAAGC TGTGGCGTGGCATCCGGCAGCACCGCGGCAAGGGTCTGGCGGCTTTCCTCAAGGCCATCGGGTACCTCATCCCACTGATGGACGGAGAGTACGCCGACTACTACACCAGGGAGGTGATGCTCATCCTCatcagagagttccagagtcccgacgaggagatgaagaagattgTGCTGAAGGTGGTGAAGCAGTGCTGCGCCACGGACGGCGTGGAGCCCGGCTACATCAAGGAGGAGATCCTGCCACACTTCTTCAAGCACTTCTGGAACCACCGCATGGCCCTGGACCGCCGCAACTACCGCCAGCTGGTGGACACCACCGTGGAGATCGCCAACAAGGTGGGCACCTCCGAGATCGTGAACCGCATCGTGGACGACCTGAAGGACGAGAACGAGCAGTACCGCAAGATGGTGATGGAGACCATCGAGAAGATCATGGCCAACCTTGGCGCAGCAGACATCGACTCCCGCCTGGAGGAGCAGCTCATTGACGGCATCCTCTACGCCTTCCAGGAGCAGACCACGGAGGACGTGGTGATGCTGAACGGCTTCGGCACCATCGTCAACGCCCTGGGCTCCCGCGTCAAGGCCTACCTGCCCCAGATCTGCGGCACCATCCTGTGGCGCCTCAACAACAAGTCGGCCAAGGTGCGGCAGCAGGCGGCGGACCTCATCTCCCGTATTGCCGTGGTGATGAAGACCTGCCAGGAGGAGAAGCTGATGGGCCACTTGGGCGTGGTGCTGTACGAGTACCTGGGGGAGGAGTACCCCGAGGTGCTGGGCTCCATCCTGGGGGCACTCAAGGGCATCGTCAACGTGATCGGCATGCACAAGATGAACCCGCCCATCAAGGATCTGCTACCGCGCCTCACCCCAATCCTCAAGAACAGACACGAGAAGGTCCAGGAAAACTGCATCGACCTGGTGGGCCGCATCGCAGACCGTGGCCCAGAGTATGTCAGCCCCAGGGAGTGGATGCGAATCTGCTTTGAGCTGCTGGAGCTGCTCAAGGCACACAAGAAGGCCATCCGGCGCGCCACCGTCAACACCTTCGGCTACATCGC AGCCATCGGCCCCCACGACGTGCTGGCCACGCTGCTCAACAACCTGAAGGTGCAGGAGCGGCAGAACAGAGTGTGCACCACGGTGGCCATCGCCATCGTGGCGGAGACCTGCTCGCCCTTCACGGTGCTGCCGGGCCTCATGAACGAGTACCGCGTGCCGGAGCTCAACGTGCAGAACGGCGTGCTCAagtcactctccttcctctttgagTACATCGGGGAGATGGGCAAGGACTACATCTATGCTGTCACCTCCCTGCTGGAGGACGCCCTCATGGACCGCGACCTGGTCCACCGTCAGACTGCCTGCGCCGCCATCAAGCACATGGCCATCGGCGTGTATGGCTTCGGCTGCGAGGACGCCATGATCCACCTCCTCAACTATGTCTGGCCCAACATCTTTGAGACCTCACCCCACCTGGTGCAGGCCTTCATGGACAGCATCGAGGGACTCAGGGTTGCCCTCGGACCACAGAag aTCCTACAGTACGTCCTGCAGGGCCTGTTCCACCCCGCCAGGAAAGTGCGTGACGTGTACTGGAAGATCTACAACAACCTGTACATTGGAGCTCAGGACGCACTGGTGGCCGGCTACCCTCGCATCAACAACACTGGAACCAACGTGTACAGCAGAGACGAGCTGGACATGTTACTCTAA